From a single Chitinophaga sp. Cy-1792 genomic region:
- a CDS encoding metal-dependent hydrolase, producing the protein MSIQHTKIQFLAHASFKITTPEGRTILIDPWYTDNPFLPAGTTFPENVDLILQSHGHGDHLDKKIIEYIRTYSPKVIANPAVRAYLMNNSVPDHVFDAMNVGGTVSLMDLKITMTNAVHLAHVNQPDGKMGYLHGTVGFIIWLSDDVSIYYSGDTAVFSDMGLIGEIYEPDIAILPIGDRFTMGPLEAAFATRLLKVNHVIPCHYGSMSYLSGTPERLKELTQDLNKLEIHALKPGEELDTSSLKLKQW; encoded by the coding sequence ATGAGCATCCAGCACACCAAAATCCAGTTCCTTGCCCATGCTAGTTTTAAAATAACTACCCCGGAAGGCCGTACCATTCTGATTGATCCATGGTATACTGACAACCCGTTCCTCCCCGCCGGAACAACTTTTCCGGAAAATGTTGACCTGATCCTCCAGAGCCACGGACATGGTGATCATCTCGATAAAAAAATAATCGAATATATACGTACTTACTCGCCTAAAGTCATTGCAAATCCGGCAGTTAGAGCCTATCTGATGAACAACAGCGTGCCCGATCATGTATTCGATGCCATGAATGTAGGTGGTACGGTTTCTCTCATGGATCTCAAGATTACAATGACTAACGCCGTTCACCTGGCTCATGTCAACCAACCAGATGGGAAAATGGGTTACCTGCACGGTACCGTTGGATTCATCATCTGGCTCAGTGATGATGTTTCTATCTACTATTCCGGCGATACTGCCGTGTTCAGCGATATGGGCCTTATCGGAGAAATCTATGAGCCGGATATCGCCATCCTTCCCATTGGCGACAGATTTACCATGGGCCCACTGGAAGCAGCTTTCGCTACCAGACTGCTCAAAGTAAACCACGTAATTCCATGTCACTACGGTTCCATGTCTTATCTCTCCGGAACACCAGAACGATTGAAAGAACTGACACAAGACCTTAATAAACTGGAAATTCACGCACTGAAGCCTGGAGAAGAATTAGATACTTCTTCGCTCAAACTCAAACAGTGGTAA
- a CDS encoding lipocalin family protein, translating to MKNLSFAAVLLAMIAIFGSSCAPKQGVTTDINKASVKGNWILTDIKYEGIPDNAKVTVFDQAAAKCFIGSKWVLPDNAAMGTFTLNPTDNSCAPATQKIVWSIFKNGGTTQFQFKYLYPGEKAKNITEGYRVDILGAGSTMTWRANVNFEGNNAAIIYTLQRQ from the coding sequence ATGAAAAATTTGTCATTTGCTGCTGTTCTGCTTGCAATGATCGCTATTTTCGGATCATCCTGCGCGCCTAAACAAGGAGTAACCACCGACATTAACAAGGCTTCCGTAAAAGGAAACTGGATACTCACCGATATCAAATATGAAGGGATTCCAGACAACGCCAAAGTAACCGTATTCGACCAGGCTGCAGCTAAATGTTTCATCGGAAGCAAATGGGTACTGCCTGACAACGCTGCTATGGGTACTTTCACACTCAACCCAACCGACAATAGCTGCGCTCCTGCAACACAGAAAATAGTATGGTCTATCTTCAAAAATGGTGGCACCACTCAGTTCCAGTTCAAATATCTGTACCCTGGCGAAAAAGCTAAAAACATCACCGAAGGTTACCGCGTTGATATCCTCGGCGCCGGTAGCACCATGACCTGGAGAGCGAACGTTAATTTCGAAGGAAATAACGCCGCCATCATTTATACACTGCAACGCCAGTAA
- a CDS encoding acetyl-CoA hydrolase/transferase family protein: protein MRYLAATDAVKLISSGDTVFIHTAAATPKTLVKAMSERSNELQNVRLVSIHTEWDADYAEPEHVHAFHVDSFFVGKNIRKAVNEGRANYVPMFLSEIPKYFRSLDHPIDVALISVSPPDKNGYCTLGVSCDVSRSAISLAKTIIAEINPFMPRVLGDGVIHISRISAGVEVYYPIYEQPVKAPTATELAIGQHVASLIDDGATLQMGIGGIPNAVLQCLHNHKNLGIHTEMFSDGIIDLVEKGVINGRKKTIQPELLISSFAIGSRRLYDFMDSNLILRLLDVEFVNNPSIIRKNPKVTAINSAIEIDIFGQVCADSIGFRQYSGVGGQMDFMRGAALSEGGKPIIAIPATTSKGISRIVSRLHPGASVVTTRAHVHYVVTEFGIAYLRGKNLKQRAQALIDIAHPDHQEQLSKDAFEIFKVF from the coding sequence ATGCGCTATTTAGCAGCTACTGATGCCGTAAAACTTATCAGCTCCGGAGATACCGTATTTATCCATACTGCCGCCGCTACACCCAAAACCCTCGTAAAAGCGATGTCTGAGCGTAGCAATGAGTTACAAAACGTGCGACTGGTAAGTATTCATACCGAGTGGGACGCAGATTACGCAGAACCGGAGCACGTTCACGCTTTTCATGTAGATTCTTTTTTCGTAGGTAAAAATATACGCAAGGCGGTAAATGAAGGCAGGGCCAATTATGTTCCGATGTTCCTGTCAGAGATACCGAAATATTTCCGTTCACTTGATCATCCGATAGATGTTGCGCTGATTTCTGTTTCTCCTCCTGACAAAAACGGCTACTGTACGCTAGGTGTTTCCTGCGATGTTTCCAGATCTGCCATCAGCCTGGCAAAAACGATTATAGCAGAGATAAATCCTTTTATGCCAAGGGTACTGGGAGATGGCGTTATTCACATATCCCGTATCAGTGCCGGCGTGGAGGTATATTATCCGATTTATGAACAGCCAGTAAAGGCCCCCACGGCTACAGAACTCGCCATCGGACAGCATGTAGCCTCACTCATAGACGATGGCGCCACTCTGCAGATGGGTATTGGCGGTATTCCGAATGCAGTATTGCAATGTCTCCATAATCATAAAAACCTGGGCATTCATACAGAAATGTTCTCTGACGGCATTATCGACCTGGTGGAAAAAGGCGTCATCAACGGGCGTAAAAAGACCATTCAGCCGGAACTCCTGATATCCAGTTTTGCGATAGGCTCCCGGCGGCTATACGATTTCATGGACAGCAACCTCATACTACGGCTGCTGGACGTGGAATTTGTGAATAACCCTTCCATCATCCGTAAAAATCCCAAAGTAACTGCTATAAATAGTGCAATAGAGATCGATATCTTCGGCCAGGTATGTGCTGATTCTATCGGTTTCAGGCAATATAGCGGAGTAGGCGGACAAATGGACTTTATGCGCGGAGCCGCACTATCAGAAGGGGGCAAGCCCATCATTGCCATTCCTGCCACCACTTCAAAGGGCATTTCCCGGATCGTATCCAGGCTACACCCAGGCGCCAGCGTTGTTACTACCAGAGCGCATGTACACTATGTAGTAACAGAGTTCGGTATTGCCTATCTACGCGGGAAAAACCTGAAACAAAGAGCACAGGCACTGATAGATATCGCACACCCCGATCACCAGGAACAGCTGTCGAAAGATGCCTTCGAAATCTTTAAAGTTTTTTAA
- a CDS encoding lipid A deacylase LpxR family protein, with the protein MKQTLLCLILCILSLITQAQLTQNATSLLKIYEDDDFFNVWGRGTDKAYSNGTSIGYLYMKKKNSKFVDKWLMPKAGKIAVNVWEWNIMQIMITPNNISDTGFIANDYYYAGALFARHELTSYNAVKKYSLHSEILFGVMGPWAFAEQTQTFFHELIHYQTPQGWGHQVPNAPLLNYNFTYERMLWNPVNYLDIRGSGTAQAGTMTTALQAKASVRVGLFNPYFGDPDMAKATKRKFQVYIFGNPMFNITMYNALLQGGIFRSRDQQFVDYNSEQLTHMRHFTWGIDYGMGFGINRCSFIYTQQSRTAWMSGTGKHSVGNITLLISLSKRPVPPPSIR; encoded by the coding sequence ATGAAGCAAACTTTACTTTGTTTAATCCTTTGCATATTATCTCTGATCACACAGGCACAGCTTACTCAGAATGCCACCAGCCTTCTGAAAATTTATGAAGATGATGATTTCTTCAATGTCTGGGGCCGTGGAACAGACAAGGCGTATAGTAATGGAACGAGTATCGGTTATCTCTACATGAAGAAAAAAAATTCAAAATTTGTAGATAAATGGTTGATGCCCAAGGCCGGAAAAATTGCTGTTAACGTATGGGAATGGAATATCATGCAGATCATGATCACCCCCAACAATATTTCTGATACCGGCTTTATTGCGAATGATTACTATTATGCAGGTGCATTATTCGCCCGACATGAGCTAACCTCTTATAATGCAGTGAAAAAATATAGTCTTCATTCGGAGATTCTCTTTGGGGTAATGGGGCCATGGGCCTTTGCAGAACAAACGCAGACCTTTTTCCATGAACTCATACACTATCAGACGCCGCAAGGCTGGGGACATCAGGTACCTAATGCACCGCTACTCAACTATAATTTCACTTATGAACGGATGTTATGGAACCCGGTGAATTACCTGGACATTCGCGGTTCGGGAACTGCCCAGGCAGGCACCATGACCACGGCATTACAGGCAAAAGCATCCGTGCGCGTAGGTCTTTTCAACCCCTACTTTGGTGATCCTGATATGGCCAAAGCCACCAAAAGGAAATTTCAGGTGTATATTTTTGGTAACCCCATGTTTAACATAACTATGTATAATGCGCTGCTGCAGGGCGGTATATTTCGCTCAAGAGATCAGCAATTCGTTGATTATAATTCTGAACAGCTGACCCATATGCGCCATTTCACCTGGGGTATAGACTATGGTATGGGATTTGGCATAAATCGTTGTTCGTTTATCTATACACAACAATCCAGAACAGCCTGGATGAGTGGTACCGGCAAGCATAGCGTTGGTAATATTACCCTGTTAATATCCTTGTCTAAACGCCCGGTGCCGCCACCTTCTATTCGGTAA
- a CDS encoding LysR family transcriptional regulator, with product MFDFRLKVFHTVAKRLSFTKAAEELYISQPAVTKHIHELEQQLGMAVFERIGNRIKLTRAGQLVMHHTEIIFADYRNLEYDINQLKHTQGGMLPIGASTTIAQYLIPPLLAKFNQRYPDVKTSLSTGNTEQIEQALFEKSIQLGIIEGSSKNPQLKYVEFAKDEIVLVGNPKHIYGNGEPLSAAELKTIPLLMREHGSGTLEVITEELKRLKLKITDLNIAMYMGSTESIKSYLHHAPCAAFISLHAVHREIEAGEFVVLPVKNFKLVRKLHFTYLQGQQDKLAQLFIRFTRNNFTE from the coding sequence ATGTTCGATTTCAGACTTAAAGTATTTCATACTGTTGCCAAGCGACTGAGCTTTACGAAGGCTGCAGAAGAATTATACATTTCTCAACCTGCGGTGACCAAACATATCCACGAGCTGGAGCAGCAACTGGGCATGGCGGTGTTTGAGCGTATAGGGAACAGAATTAAACTTACCCGCGCAGGCCAGCTGGTGATGCATCATACAGAGATCATCTTTGCTGATTACCGCAATCTGGAATACGATATCAATCAACTGAAGCATACGCAGGGCGGCATGTTGCCCATTGGCGCCAGCACTACCATTGCGCAATACCTGATACCGCCGCTGCTGGCGAAATTCAACCAGCGATATCCGGATGTAAAAACATCCCTGTCTACCGGTAATACTGAGCAGATAGAACAGGCATTATTTGAGAAAAGCATACAGCTGGGTATTATAGAAGGAAGTTCCAAGAACCCACAGTTGAAGTATGTGGAGTTTGCCAAAGATGAAATTGTACTGGTAGGAAATCCAAAACATATCTATGGCAATGGCGAACCGCTATCTGCTGCTGAATTAAAAACCATTCCATTATTAATGCGTGAGCATGGAAGTGGTACCCTGGAAGTGATCACGGAGGAGCTGAAACGGCTGAAGCTAAAAATCACCGACCTTAATATAGCCATGTATATGGGCAGCACAGAAAGTATTAAATCCTACCTGCATCATGCCCCTTGTGCAGCCTTTATTTCGCTGCATGCAGTTCACCGGGAAATTGAGGCCGGGGAATTTGTTGTGCTGCCGGTGAAGAATTTCAAGTTGGTAAGAAAGCTTCATTTTACGTACCTGCAAGGTCAGCAGGACAAGCTGGCACAGTTGTTCATTCGTTTTACACGCAATAATTTCACTGAATAG
- a CDS encoding GNAT family N-acetyltransferase yields MLPLQTDRLFVYPCRLPLLTEIYLRHPHATETLEAVIPNEWPPEEIKELLPYFLEMLQHDPKSFPWLVWIIVAAKERKVIGNVGFKGRPDKDGMVEISYYLIPGYRSRGFMSEAAAALIKWTFTESPVRKIVAECDATNVPSLRVLQKLGMRLTHKSGEMLHWQISRPAKI; encoded by the coding sequence ATGTTACCCCTTCAGACTGACCGACTATTCGTATATCCATGTCGTTTACCCTTGCTGACGGAAATATACCTTAGGCATCCGCATGCGACAGAAACACTGGAGGCTGTCATCCCGAATGAATGGCCCCCGGAAGAAATTAAAGAACTGCTACCATATTTTCTGGAAATGCTACAGCATGATCCAAAGTCATTCCCATGGCTGGTTTGGATTATAGTAGCTGCAAAAGAAAGAAAGGTAATCGGCAACGTCGGCTTCAAAGGCCGCCCCGATAAAGATGGAATGGTGGAGATAAGTTATTACCTGATACCAGGTTACAGGAGTCGTGGCTTCATGTCTGAAGCCGCGGCAGCCCTTATTAAATGGACATTCACGGAATCACCCGTACGAAAAATCGTTGCTGAGTGCGATGCTACCAACGTACCATCCCTGAGAGTATTACAGAAACTAGGTATGCGACTGACACACAAATCGGGAGAAATGCTGCACTGGCAAATCAGCAGGCCAGCCAAAATATAG
- a CDS encoding lipid A deacylase LpxR family protein, which translates to MKHSLICFILCILSLTSTAQITQNATSILKLNEIDDYFNLWGRGTDRAYTNGSCIGYLYMKKKDDRFLDKWVMPKAGKSAINVWDWSLMEMMMTPNNLEDSNYIPNDFYYAGSFFAIHGLTSYNPQKKYSLHSEIVFGFMGPWALGGELQKMMHSALGDEKPQGWGNQLPNAPLLNYNFTFQRMLWNPKKYLEIVGAATAQGGTMIDGLNAMATIRVGLFNPYFGDEDLQKATRHKFQVYAFFNPTASYVMYNALLQGGLFRSQSQQFREQSAAQVTRMNPFIAGYDYGVGFVVNRCSFIYSQQTATAWMSGTGKHSVGNIMVLIALSKRPVPSPSSGQ; encoded by the coding sequence ATGAAGCATTCGTTAATTTGTTTTATCCTTTGCATATTATCCCTGACATCAACGGCACAGATCACACAGAACGCTACCAGCATTCTGAAACTAAATGAGATTGATGATTATTTCAATCTCTGGGGAAGAGGAACAGACAGAGCATATACCAATGGAAGCTGTATAGGATATCTCTACATGAAAAAAAAGGATGACCGCTTTCTGGATAAATGGGTAATGCCAAAAGCCGGTAAATCCGCTATTAACGTATGGGATTGGAGTCTCATGGAAATGATGATGACACCCAACAACCTGGAAGACAGTAATTACATACCCAATGATTTTTACTATGCAGGATCTTTTTTTGCTATTCATGGACTCACCTCCTATAATCCGCAGAAAAAATACAGCCTGCATTCTGAAATTGTATTTGGCTTTATGGGGCCATGGGCACTAGGCGGCGAGCTCCAGAAAATGATGCATTCGGCCCTTGGCGATGAGAAGCCACAAGGTTGGGGCAATCAGCTTCCCAATGCGCCACTGCTCAACTATAATTTTACGTTTCAGCGCATGCTGTGGAACCCGAAAAAATACCTGGAAATTGTAGGCGCCGCAACGGCACAGGGAGGCACGATGATAGACGGCTTAAATGCAATGGCCACTATCAGAGTGGGACTATTCAATCCCTACTTTGGCGACGAAGACCTTCAAAAGGCTACCAGGCATAAGTTTCAAGTCTACGCATTCTTCAACCCTACGGCCAGTTACGTAATGTATAATGCCCTGCTCCAGGGAGGCCTGTTTCGCTCCCAAAGTCAGCAATTCCGTGAACAATCCGCGGCGCAGGTAACCCGCATGAACCCTTTTATTGCCGGATATGACTATGGTGTGGGGTTTGTCGTCAACAGGTGCTCCTTTATTTATTCCCAGCAAACAGCTACTGCCTGGATGAGTGGTACCGGCAAACATAGTGTTGGTAATATCATGGTGCTGATTGCCCTGTCGAAACGCCCGGTACCATCACCATCATCTGGCCAATAG
- a CDS encoding sigma-70 family RNA polymerase sigma factor, whose amino-acid sequence MDRLLAGDPQAREFLYDRFSGALYGVVLQLVPIERTANDVIVRVYIWAFQNIGTFRNSGYHTLFAWMLRKTRELAIKEAIPETALTGAELMKQEEGMLQRFYLELPIKEQQVFRLCYFKGLSITTIARMLALPDEQVNELLSSAMKAFRKYIKESWN is encoded by the coding sequence GTGGATCGACTATTAGCAGGGGATCCGCAGGCAAGGGAGTTTTTGTATGATCGTTTTTCAGGGGCCCTGTACGGTGTAGTATTGCAGCTGGTCCCGATTGAAAGAACAGCAAATGATGTGATAGTCCGGGTATATATCTGGGCATTTCAAAATATCGGAACATTCCGCAACTCCGGGTATCATACTCTTTTCGCCTGGATGTTACGTAAAACCAGGGAACTGGCAATCAAAGAAGCGATTCCTGAGACAGCGCTAACCGGCGCAGAGCTTATGAAACAGGAAGAAGGAATGTTACAAAGATTTTATCTCGAGTTACCCATAAAAGAACAACAAGTTTTCCGACTATGTTATTTTAAAGGATTATCCATCACAACGATAGCCCGAATGCTGGCTTTGCCGGATGAACAGGTAAATGAACTGCTCAGCTCAGCCATGAAGGCTTTCAGAAAATACATTAAAGAATCGTGGAACTAA
- a CDS encoding GNAT family N-acetyltransferase yields the protein MAILKYRTGTVADTEAICRLLLKSYEQFRFLFPGDNGPRLLENLADSDRLREIILSGTVFICFQEDDNTFAGVVFLVPSGNPTAIYPADWSYIRLLGVDPSFRGAGIGEQLMRMAISAAKASGERVLGLHTSTEMPTARRLYERLGFRLIRELDPIFGAQYWLYRMDL from the coding sequence ATGGCTATATTAAAATACAGAACAGGTACAGTGGCGGATACTGAAGCGATTTGCAGATTGCTGCTGAAGAGTTATGAACAGTTCAGGTTTCTTTTTCCGGGAGATAATGGCCCGCGTTTGCTGGAAAACCTGGCAGACAGCGATCGTCTGCGGGAGATTATCTTGTCAGGTACTGTTTTTATATGTTTTCAGGAAGATGATAATACATTTGCCGGGGTTGTTTTCCTGGTGCCATCGGGTAATCCGACGGCGATTTATCCGGCAGACTGGAGTTATATCCGTTTGCTGGGGGTGGATCCGTCTTTTCGGGGAGCAGGGATAGGGGAGCAGCTGATGCGGATGGCCATATCGGCGGCGAAGGCCTCCGGAGAAAGGGTACTTGGATTACATACCAGTACGGAAATGCCCACTGCCAGGCGACTTTATGAACGACTCGGCTTCCGGCTGATCAGGGAACTGGACCCGATTTTTGGGGCACAATACTGGCTTTACCGAATGGATTTATGA